In one Inquilinus sp. Marseille-Q2685 genomic region, the following are encoded:
- the cysT gene encoding sulfate ABC transporter permease subunit CysT yields MTSVALAAPRPARRRVLPGFRLTLGCTLVYLVLIVLLPLGALALKAASLTPAQFLAIVTSPRALASYEVTLGMALAATLFNGVVGLLLAWVLVRYRFPGRRLLDAIVDLPFALPTAVAGIALTALFARNGWFGAPLAALGIPVAYTPLGIAVAMAFTSLPFVVRSVQPVLEDLDEGVEEAARTLGAGDWSTLRHVVWPAILPAFLAGCSLAFARSLGEFGAVIFIAGNRPMQTEITALLVFIRLEEYDYAAAAALAMTILAAAFVLLLATNLLQARFLRHVDRR; encoded by the coding sequence ATGACCAGCGTCGCCCTCGCCGCCCCCCGTCCCGCCCGGCGCCGGGTGCTGCCCGGATTCCGGCTGACGCTGGGCTGCACGCTGGTCTACCTGGTGCTGATCGTGCTGCTGCCGCTGGGCGCCCTGGCGCTGAAGGCGGCCAGCCTGACGCCGGCCCAGTTCCTCGCCATCGTCACCTCGCCCCGCGCCCTCGCCAGCTACGAGGTGACGCTGGGCATGGCGCTGGCGGCGACGCTGTTCAACGGCGTGGTCGGGCTGCTGCTGGCCTGGGTGCTGGTGCGCTACCGCTTCCCCGGGCGGCGGCTGCTCGACGCCATCGTCGACCTGCCCTTCGCCCTGCCGACCGCGGTGGCCGGCATCGCCCTGACCGCGCTGTTCGCCAGGAACGGCTGGTTCGGCGCGCCGCTGGCGGCGCTGGGCATCCCGGTCGCCTACACCCCGCTGGGCATCGCCGTGGCCATGGCCTTCACCAGCCTGCCCTTCGTGGTGCGCAGCGTGCAGCCGGTGCTGGAGGACCTGGACGAGGGCGTCGAGGAGGCGGCCCGGACGCTGGGCGCCGGCGACTGGTCGACCCTGCGGCATGTGGTGTGGCCGGCGATCCTGCCCGCCTTCCTGGCCGGCTGCAGCCTGGCCTTCGCCCGCAGCCTGGGCGAGTTCGGCGCCGTCATCTTCATCGCCGGCAACCGGCCGATGCAGACCGAGATCACGGCGCTGCTGGTGTTCATCCGGCTGGAGGAATACGACTATGCCGCCGCCGCGGCGCTGGCGATGACCATCCTGGCCGCCGCCTTCGTGCTGCTACTCGCCACCAACCTGCTCCAGGCCCGGTTCCTGCGCCATGTCGATCGCCGTTGA
- a CDS encoding sulfate ABC transporter substrate-binding protein, with the protein MKRSLLALAMAAGLLSGGAAAAQTTILNASFDVGRELFVDINPAFQTYWKGKSGQEVTVEQSHAGTSKQARSILEGLQADVVTFNQATDITALEKGGAVKPGWQSAFPNGASPYYSFPAFLVRNGNPKGIKDWGDLARDDVQIVFPNPKTSGNARYTYLAAYAWALKANGGDQKKAQEFVKTVLSHVPVFDTGGRGATTTFVERETGDVLITFEAETRGIQKEYGDRGFEVVVPPTSLKADFPVAVVDKVVEARGTAELAKGYLDFLYQPAAQEILAEHFYRPTLAEVAAKHADQFPAVTLATVDEVFGGWDKVNAEHFASGGILDTVFVNR; encoded by the coding sequence ATGAAGCGTTCCCTCCTGGCGCTGGCCATGGCGGCCGGGCTGCTGAGCGGCGGTGCGGCCGCGGCCCAGACCACCATCCTCAACGCCTCCTTCGATGTCGGGCGCGAGCTGTTCGTCGACATCAACCCGGCGTTCCAGACCTATTGGAAGGGCAAGTCCGGCCAGGAGGTGACGGTCGAGCAGTCGCATGCCGGCACTTCGAAGCAGGCGCGGTCGATCCTGGAGGGGCTGCAGGCCGATGTCGTCACCTTCAACCAGGCGACCGACATCACCGCGCTGGAGAAGGGCGGCGCGGTCAAGCCGGGCTGGCAGTCGGCCTTCCCGAACGGCGCCTCGCCCTACTACTCCTTCCCCGCCTTCCTGGTGCGGAACGGCAACCCGAAGGGGATCAAGGACTGGGGCGACCTGGCGCGCGACGACGTGCAGATCGTCTTCCCGAACCCGAAGACCTCCGGCAATGCCCGCTACACCTATCTCGCCGCCTACGCCTGGGCGCTGAAGGCCAATGGCGGCGACCAGAAGAAGGCGCAGGAGTTCGTCAAGACCGTGCTGTCGCACGTCCCGGTGTTCGACACCGGTGGGCGCGGCGCCACCACCACCTTCGTCGAGCGCGAGACCGGCGACGTGCTGATCACCTTCGAGGCCGAGACCCGCGGCATCCAGAAGGAATACGGCGACCGCGGCTTCGAGGTGGTGGTGCCGCCGACCAGCCTGAAGGCCGATTTCCCGGTGGCGGTGGTCGACAAGGTCGTGGAAGCCCGCGGCACGGCGGAGCTGGCCAAAGGCTATCTCGACTTCCTGTACCAGCCGGCGGCCCAGGAGATCCTGGCCGAGCATTTCTACCGCCCGACCCTGGCCGAGGTCGCGGCCAAGCATGCCGACCAGTTCCCGGCGGTGACGCTGGCCACGGTCGACGAGGTGTTCGGCGGCTGGGACAAGGTGAATGCCGAGCATTTCGCCTCCGGCGGCATCCTCGACACCGTGTTCGTGAACCGGTGA
- a CDS encoding sulfate/molybdate ABC transporter ATP-binding protein, protein MRVELRGIEKRFQEFTALSGIGLDIEAGHLCALLGPSGSGKTTLLRIIAGLEHADAGTLRIGGTDMSAVDVRDRQVGFVFQHYALFRHMSVLDNIGFGLKVRPRQTRPEAEAIRARAKELLALVQLEKFGDRYPDQLSGGQRQRVALARALAIEPRILLLDEPFGALDARVRKDLRRWLRELHQTLKLTTVFVTHDQEEALELADQVVVMDHGRVEQIGSPGEVYERPATPFVYEFLGQAVRLPCRIGPDRVDVEGAVLPRPAFYAGPEGEGEIFVRPHDLLPHDTAAEAFPVAVRAVNVVGPLVRVEAVTQHGAIPIDLEWHRRQLAARLPAPGETLRVAASHFGLFPARRAA, encoded by the coding sequence ATGCGCGTCGAGCTTCGCGGAATCGAGAAGCGGTTTCAGGAGTTCACCGCCCTGTCGGGGATCGGCCTCGACATCGAGGCGGGGCATCTCTGCGCCCTGCTCGGCCCTTCCGGCTCGGGCAAGACGACGCTGCTGCGCATCATCGCCGGGCTGGAGCACGCCGATGCCGGCACGCTCAGGATCGGCGGCACCGACATGTCGGCGGTCGATGTCCGCGACCGCCAGGTCGGCTTCGTGTTCCAGCACTACGCCCTGTTCCGGCACATGAGCGTGCTGGACAATATCGGCTTCGGCCTGAAGGTGCGGCCGCGCCAGACCCGGCCGGAGGCCGAGGCGATCCGCGCCCGCGCCAAGGAATTGCTGGCCCTGGTGCAGCTGGAGAAGTTCGGCGACCGCTACCCCGACCAGCTGTCCGGCGGCCAGCGCCAGCGCGTGGCCCTGGCCCGGGCGCTGGCGATCGAGCCGCGCATCCTGCTGCTGGACGAGCCCTTCGGCGCGCTCGACGCCCGGGTACGCAAGGACCTGCGCCGCTGGCTGCGCGAGCTGCACCAGACGCTGAAGCTCACCACCGTCTTCGTCACCCACGACCAGGAGGAGGCGCTGGAGCTGGCCGACCAGGTGGTGGTGATGGATCACGGCCGGGTCGAGCAGATCGGCAGCCCCGGCGAGGTCTATGAGCGGCCGGCGACGCCCTTCGTCTACGAGTTCCTGGGCCAGGCGGTGCGGCTGCCCTGCCGCATCGGGCCCGACCGGGTCGATGTCGAGGGCGCGGTGCTGCCGCGCCCGGCCTTCTATGCCGGGCCCGAGGGCGAGGGCGAGATCTTCGTCCGGCCGCACGACCTCTTGCCGCACGACACCGCGGCAGAGGCCTTCCCGGTCGCGGTCCGCGCCGTCAACGTCGTCGGACCGCTGGTGCGGGTCGAGGCGGTGACCCAGCACGGCGCGATCCCGATCGACCTGGAGTGGCACCGGCGCCAGCTCGCCGCCCGCCTGCCGGCCCCAGGCGAGACGCTGCGCGTCGCCGCCAGCCATTTCGGCCTGTTCCCGGCGCGCCGCGCTGCCTGA
- a CDS encoding DUF3553 domain-containing protein has protein sequence MAFENGFGIDLGLAPGMWVRHPDQPDWGPGQVQSVIGSRITVNFENRGKVLIDGSVVQLEPVEEA, from the coding sequence ATGGCGTTCGAGAACGGGTTCGGGATCGATCTGGGGCTGGCGCCCGGTATGTGGGTGCGGCACCCCGACCAGCCCGATTGGGGCCCCGGTCAGGTGCAGTCGGTGATCGGCAGCCGGATCACGGTGAATTTCGAGAACCGCGGCAAGGTGCTGATCGACGGCTCGGTCGTCCAGTTGGAGCCGGTCGAGGAGGCGTAG
- a CDS encoding PLP-dependent aspartate aminotransferase family protein: protein MVDRPPCRPETLAARLDGYLCGDTGAIVPPIHPSSTYARDAAYAQVGGRGYSRDDNPTYLQAEALLARLEGGAGAMLFASGMAAIAALFQALAPGDHVVCSRDMYFGTAKLLREVLVPWGLACDWVDTGDLDALRAAVRPGATKLVFVETPANPVWSVTDIAGAAAVAHAAGALLAVDNTSASPALCRPIAHGADLVVHSATKYLNGHSDVVAGAVVTAADGPLWQRIGRIRFLAGPVLGPFEAWLLLRGMRTLFVRVRAASASAQRIAERFDGHPAVAQVCYPGLLGFPGHAVAARQMEGGFGGMLSLRLTGGRDAALRAVSRVRIFIRATSLGGVESLIEHRATIEKEDGTVPDDLLRLSIGIEAVEDLIADLEQALDG, encoded by the coding sequence ATGGTCGATCGGCCGCCCTGCCGCCCCGAAACCCTCGCCGCCCGCCTCGACGGCTATCTCTGCGGCGACACCGGCGCGATCGTGCCGCCGATCCACCCGTCCTCGACCTATGCCCGCGACGCCGCCTATGCCCAGGTCGGCGGCCGCGGCTACAGCCGCGACGACAACCCCACCTATCTGCAGGCCGAGGCGCTGCTGGCGCGGCTGGAGGGCGGGGCCGGGGCGATGCTGTTCGCCTCCGGCATGGCGGCGATCGCGGCCCTGTTCCAGGCGCTGGCGCCGGGCGACCACGTCGTCTGCTCGCGCGACATGTATTTCGGCACGGCCAAGCTGCTGCGCGAGGTTCTGGTCCCCTGGGGCCTGGCCTGCGACTGGGTCGACACCGGCGACCTCGACGCCCTGCGCGCCGCGGTCCGGCCCGGGGCGACGAAGCTGGTCTTCGTCGAGACCCCGGCCAACCCGGTCTGGTCGGTCACCGACATCGCCGGCGCCGCCGCCGTCGCCCATGCGGCCGGGGCCTTGCTCGCGGTCGACAACACCTCGGCCTCGCCGGCGCTGTGCCGGCCGATCGCGCATGGCGCCGACCTCGTCGTCCATTCCGCCACCAAATACCTGAACGGCCATTCCGACGTGGTCGCCGGCGCGGTGGTGACGGCGGCGGACGGACCGCTGTGGCAGCGCATCGGCCGCATCCGCTTCCTGGCCGGACCGGTGCTGGGCCCGTTCGAGGCCTGGCTGCTGCTGCGCGGCATGCGCACCCTGTTCGTGCGGGTGCGCGCCGCCAGCGCTTCTGCCCAGCGCATCGCCGAGCGCTTCGACGGCCATCCGGCGGTGGCGCAGGTCTGCTACCCCGGCCTGCTGGGCTTCCCCGGCCACGCCGTCGCGGCGCGGCAGATGGAGGGCGGCTTCGGCGGCATGCTGTCGCTGCGCCTGACCGGCGGCCGCGACGCGGCTTTGCGCGCGGTCTCCCGCGTCCGCATCTTCATCCGCGCCACCTCGCTCGGCGGGGTCGAGAGCCTGATCGAGCACCGCGCCACGATCGAGAAGGAGGACGGCACCGTGCCCGACGACCTGCTGCGCCTGTCGATCGGCATCGAGGCGGTCGAGGATCTGATCGCGGATCTGGAACAGGCGCTGGACGGGTAG
- a CDS encoding ABC transporter ATP-binding protein, with the protein MADREAGAFVEFVDVAKTYDGETLVVRGLDLAIRQGEFLTLLGPSGSGKTTTLMMLAGFETPTRGRILLEGKAIDALPPWRRDIGMVFQNYALFPHMTVRENVAFPLKVRGIGGADAEKRVERALDMVKLAGFGGRRPAQLSGGQQQRVALARALVFEPRLVLMDEPLGALDKQLREHMQLEIKHLHRSLGVTVVYVTHDQGEALTMSDRIAVFHEGGIDQLAAPDDLYDRPETAFVAQFIGENNRLAGTVETLAGGQCTVAVDGGGSVLATPVGAAGQGARATLSIRPERVRLAPGAEAGPNRFPARIEELIFHGDHTRARLSLLGRDDFVLKLPNADGRPALAPGEAVTVGWSAADCRALTV; encoded by the coding sequence ATGGCGGACAGGGAAGCGGGGGCCTTCGTCGAATTCGTCGACGTGGCCAAGACCTATGACGGCGAGACGCTGGTGGTGCGCGGGCTGGATCTCGCCATCCGGCAGGGCGAGTTCCTGACGCTGCTCGGCCCCTCCGGCTCGGGCAAGACCACGACGCTGATGATGCTGGCCGGCTTCGAGACGCCGACCCGCGGCCGCATCCTGCTGGAGGGCAAGGCGATCGACGCGCTGCCGCCCTGGCGGCGCGACATCGGCATGGTGTTCCAGAACTACGCTCTGTTCCCGCACATGACGGTGCGCGAGAACGTCGCCTTCCCGCTCAAGGTCCGCGGCATCGGCGGCGCGGATGCCGAGAAGCGGGTCGAGCGCGCGCTCGACATGGTCAAGCTGGCCGGCTTCGGCGGCCGCCGGCCGGCCCAGCTCTCCGGCGGGCAGCAGCAGCGCGTCGCCCTGGCCCGCGCCCTGGTGTTCGAGCCGCGGCTGGTGCTGATGGACGAGCCGCTCGGCGCGCTCGACAAGCAGCTGCGCGAGCATATGCAGCTCGAGATCAAGCACCTGCACCGCTCGCTCGGCGTCACCGTGGTCTATGTCACCCACGACCAGGGCGAGGCGCTGACCATGTCGGACCGCATCGCCGTGTTCCATGAGGGCGGGATCGACCAGCTGGCGGCGCCGGACGACCTGTACGACCGGCCGGAGACTGCCTTCGTCGCCCAGTTCATCGGCGAGAACAACCGGCTGGCCGGGACGGTCGAGACCCTGGCGGGCGGGCAGTGCACCGTGGCGGTCGATGGCGGCGGCTCGGTGCTGGCGACGCCGGTCGGGGCGGCGGGGCAGGGAGCCCGCGCCACTTTGTCGATCCGGCCGGAGCGGGTGCGGCTGGCGCCCGGCGCCGAGGCCGGGCCGAACCGCTTCCCGGCCCGGATCGAGGAGCTGATCTTCCACGGCGACCACACCCGCGCCCGGCTGTCGCTGCTGGGCCGTGACGATTTCGTGCTCAAGCTGCCGAACGCCGATGGCCGGCCGGCCCTGGCGCCGGGCGAGGCGGTGACCGTCGGTTGGTCCGCTGCCGACTGCCGGGCGCTGACCGTGTGA
- a CDS encoding GNAT family N-acetyltransferase, whose translation MPDPIVPGETERLILRRFVSEDFEAFHGYHRLPEVARYLYRNPRTPEQSRAALERFGALKFEGEGDELVLAVTSRETGALLGDVVLKWVSREARQAEIGYTFAPEAAGRGYATEAARAVLGLGFGRFDFHRIFARCDALNTGSINVLRRLGMRQEAHLIQNDRFNGVWGDELIFAMLQEEWNRLSG comes from the coding sequence ATGCCGGATCCGATCGTGCCGGGCGAGACCGAGAGGCTGATCCTCCGGCGCTTCGTGTCGGAGGATTTCGAGGCCTTCCACGGCTATCACCGCCTGCCGGAGGTCGCGCGCTACCTGTACCGCAACCCGCGCACGCCGGAGCAGTCGCGGGCGGCGCTGGAGCGGTTCGGCGCGCTGAAGTTCGAGGGCGAGGGCGACGAGCTGGTGCTGGCGGTGACATCCCGCGAGACCGGCGCCCTGCTCGGCGACGTGGTGCTGAAATGGGTCAGCCGCGAGGCCCGGCAGGCCGAGATCGGCTACACCTTCGCGCCGGAGGCGGCCGGCCGCGGCTATGCCACCGAGGCGGCGCGGGCGGTGCTGGGCCTGGGCTTCGGCCGGTTCGACTTCCACCGCATCTTTGCCCGCTGCGACGCGCTGAACACCGGGTCGATCAACGTCCTCAGGCGGCTCGGCATGCGGCAGGAGGCGCATCTGATCCAGAACGACCGGTTCAACGGCGTCTGGGGCGACGAACTGATCTTCGCCATGCTGCAGGAGGAGTGGAACCGGCTGTCAGGCTGA
- a CDS encoding sensor histidine kinase KdpD, translated as MRALRRWLDVVPYVALAVAILLGSWSFMQSEHYREETDILLMQSYEVQWRGSQIRERLANIVGLLRLSMATGEREPQLAQEVGLLQFNMVALRNLQYIDHFLEPQDFSRLDRSIQIIRTRILPNLSASANDQETLALLADIQQDMFQVSGTTGAHSRTLNETAHIAESALRNTAIFVMALAAVIVVGVIIHQQSMMARRKDQQIRSFASLFAHMTRSRVAALALFIKGLRDGQTPDPEMVAAASRAATELDSINNGLLRIAYSAKPTGSVALQSILDALSHDHAGRIQFDVPEEARAALVASPQFHLILDELVRNAEQAVAAAGKPESPVVLRARLTRRFPLGRRLVLEVIDEGLGMSPAVRAKAAEPFFSMRAGSHVGLGLTGCAEMVKALGGRFRIESEEGCGTSVRIFYPLRRKAGTTEQARPVSA; from the coding sequence ATGAGGGCGCTGCGGCGATGGCTGGACGTCGTGCCCTATGTCGCGCTGGCCGTCGCCATCCTGCTGGGCTCCTGGTCGTTCATGCAGTCGGAGCACTATCGCGAGGAGACCGACATCCTCCTCATGCAGTCCTACGAGGTGCAGTGGCGAGGGTCCCAGATCCGCGAGCGGCTGGCCAACATCGTCGGGCTGCTGCGGCTGTCGATGGCCACGGGGGAGCGGGAGCCGCAGCTGGCGCAGGAGGTCGGCCTGCTGCAGTTCAACATGGTGGCGCTGCGCAACCTGCAATACATCGACCACTTCCTCGAGCCCCAGGACTTCTCCAGGCTCGACCGCAGCATCCAGATCATCCGCACCCGGATCCTGCCGAATCTCAGCGCGTCGGCGAACGACCAGGAGACGCTGGCCCTGCTGGCCGACATCCAGCAGGACATGTTCCAGGTCTCGGGCACGACCGGCGCCCACAGCCGCACCCTGAACGAAACCGCGCACATCGCCGAGAGCGCCCTGCGCAACACGGCGATCTTCGTCATGGCGCTGGCCGCCGTGATCGTGGTCGGGGTGATCATCCACCAGCAGTCGATGATGGCGCGGCGGAAGGACCAGCAGATCCGCTCCTTCGCCTCGCTCTTTGCGCATATGACGCGCTCCCGGGTCGCGGCGCTGGCCCTGTTCATCAAGGGGCTGCGTGACGGCCAGACCCCCGATCCGGAGATGGTCGCCGCCGCCTCGCGGGCGGCGACGGAACTGGACAGCATCAACAACGGCCTGCTGAGGATCGCCTATTCGGCGAAGCCGACCGGGAGCGTGGCGCTGCAGAGCATCCTGGACGCCCTCTCCCATGATCATGCGGGCCGGATCCAGTTCGACGTCCCCGAGGAGGCACGGGCGGCGCTGGTGGCGTCGCCGCAGTTCCACCTGATCCTCGATGAGCTGGTCCGCAACGCCGAGCAGGCCGTCGCCGCGGCCGGGAAGCCGGAGTCGCCCGTCGTCCTGCGCGCCAGGCTGACGCGACGCTTTCCCCTCGGGCGCCGCCTGGTTCTCGAGGTGATCGACGAGGGCCTCGGCATGTCGCCGGCGGTCCGGGCGAAGGCGGCGGAGCCGTTCTTCTCGATGCGGGCCGGCAGCCATGTCGGCCTCGGCCTGACCGGCTGCGCCGAGATGGTGAAGGCCCTCGGCGGCCGCTTCCGGATCGAATCCGAGGAAGGCTGCGGCACCTCGGTGCGGATCTTCTACCCGCTTCGCCGCAAGGCCGGGACCACCGAGCAGGCCCGCCCGGTGTCAGCCTGA
- a CDS encoding response regulator transcription factor, with the protein MTAGDQTSRALVIEDQDLMRLALINELKAALRDCIVQGAATWEIASGLLREHSFDLVIIDPGLPGFDPTSPQHRLAVVKAVIDASPDALHIVVTGSDSVEEGEACRMLGANAYVGKTGLDRDTLSSIIDEISDTRFSLSLSAVKTVTPEFYYSGLTPREQEIIDFMRNRPKGVKRKEIYEKMGDRFGIDPYTVEKYYKQARAKLLKNGLFPKGA; encoded by the coding sequence ATGACGGCTGGTGATCAGACCTCACGCGCGCTGGTGATCGAGGACCAGGATCTGATGCGCCTGGCCTTGATCAACGAGTTGAAGGCAGCCCTGCGGGACTGCATCGTCCAGGGTGCCGCGACCTGGGAAATCGCATCCGGCCTGCTGCGGGAGCACAGTTTCGACCTGGTGATCATCGACCCGGGCCTGCCCGGCTTCGACCCGACCTCGCCGCAGCACCGGCTGGCCGTGGTCAAGGCGGTGATCGACGCCTCGCCGGACGCGCTGCACATCGTCGTCACCGGATCGGACTCCGTCGAGGAGGGCGAGGCCTGCCGGATGCTCGGCGCCAACGCCTATGTCGGCAAGACCGGCCTCGACCGGGACACGCTCTCCAGCATCATCGACGAGATCTCGGACACCCGCTTCTCGCTGTCGCTGTCCGCGGTCAAGACGGTGACGCCGGAATTCTACTATTCCGGCCTGACCCCCCGGGAGCAGGAGATCATCGATTTCATGCGCAACCGGCCGAAGGGCGTCAAACGCAAGGAGATCTACGAGAAGATGGGCGACCGGTTCGGCATCGACCCCTACACGGTCGAGAAGTACTATAAGCAGGCGCGCGCCAAGCTGCTGAAGAACGGGCTGTTCCCGAAAGGCGCCTGA
- a CDS encoding DUF736 family protein, whose product MTTIGIGTLYRNRDVIEGPVRTLLFQDRIRLVPNPRAADSPKAPDLLIYSGENEIGGAWACRREEQPVSYNVQIRDPHVSRPIHATLCQSDQDDDRFDLFWSH is encoded by the coding sequence ATGACCACGATCGGCATCGGCACGCTCTACCGCAACCGCGATGTCATCGAAGGGCCGGTCAGGACGCTGCTGTTCCAGGATCGGATCCGGCTGGTCCCGAACCCGCGGGCGGCGGACAGCCCGAAGGCGCCCGACCTCCTGATCTATTCCGGCGAGAACGAGATCGGCGGCGCCTGGGCCTGCCGGCGGGAGGAGCAGCCGGTCTCCTACAACGTGCAGATCCGCGACCCGCACGTCTCCCGGCCGATCCACGCGACGCTGTGCCAGTCGGACCAGGACGACGACCGCTTCGACCTGTTCTGGTCGCACTGA
- a CDS encoding lytic murein transglycosylase: MTSRLFGSGRNVGAALLGLLPLLAAGPALADFGSCVAGLADAAAKAGVDRDVAARAFDGLTQPDDKVLRFSQAQPEFVTPIWDYLAFLVDDQRIADGRAMMSKYGRVLQQAEQRYGVDRTVIAAVWGVESDYGKERGNYFLPHALATLVCAGERRTDFWRGELMAALKLVSAGDLRLDELYGSWAGAFGQTQFIPSTYQRLAVDFDGDGRRDLVNSVADALGSTANSLKRSGWQQGQPWMIEVKVPAGYNGPTGRKEKDPLSAWARRGVVRADGAPLSGNAQAGLLLPAGPQGPGFLVFRNFDAIYSYNAAESYALAISHLADRLAGGPALRTPWPTDDPGLSRAQRLRLQQLLLAQGYDIGGQADGKIGPATRAAISAAEQRLGLPQTGRAGLKVYRALGGQ, encoded by the coding sequence ATGACGTCTCGCCTGTTCGGATCCGGCCGGAATGTCGGGGCGGCGCTGCTCGGCCTCCTGCCGCTCCTGGCCGCCGGCCCGGCCCTGGCCGATTTCGGCTCCTGCGTCGCCGGCCTGGCCGACGCCGCAGCGAAGGCCGGGGTCGACCGCGACGTCGCCGCCCGCGCCTTCGACGGGCTGACCCAGCCGGACGACAAGGTGCTGCGCTTCTCGCAGGCGCAGCCGGAATTCGTGACGCCGATCTGGGACTACCTGGCCTTCCTGGTCGACGACCAGCGCATCGCCGACGGCCGGGCGATGATGTCGAAATACGGCCGCGTGCTGCAGCAGGCGGAGCAGCGCTACGGCGTCGATCGCACCGTGATCGCCGCGGTCTGGGGCGTCGAGAGCGACTACGGCAAGGAGCGCGGCAACTATTTCCTGCCGCATGCCCTGGCCACGCTGGTCTGCGCCGGCGAGCGGCGCACCGATTTCTGGCGCGGCGAGCTGATGGCGGCGCTGAAGCTGGTCAGCGCCGGCGACCTGCGGCTGGACGAGCTGTACGGATCCTGGGCCGGCGCCTTCGGCCAGACCCAGTTCATCCCCTCGACCTATCAGCGCCTGGCGGTCGATTTCGACGGCGACGGGCGGCGCGACCTGGTCAATTCGGTGGCCGACGCGCTCGGTTCCACCGCCAACTCCCTGAAGCGCTCCGGCTGGCAGCAGGGCCAGCCCTGGATGATCGAGGTCAAGGTCCCGGCCGGCTACAACGGCCCGACCGGACGCAAGGAGAAGGACCCGCTGTCGGCCTGGGCCCGCCGCGGCGTGGTTCGCGCCGACGGCGCGCCGCTGTCCGGCAACGCCCAGGCCGGCCTGCTGCTGCCGGCCGGGCCACAGGGGCCGGGCTTCCTGGTGTTCCGCAACTTCGACGCCATCTACTCCTACAACGCCGCGGAATCCTACGCGCTCGCCATTTCCCACCTCGCCGACCGGCTGGCCGGCGGGCCGGCGCTGCGCACGCCGTGGCCGACCGACGATCCCGGCCTGTCGCGGGCCCAGCGCCTGCGGCTGCAGCAGCTGCTGCTGGCCCAGGGCTACGACATCGGCGGCCAGGCGGACGGCAAGATCGGCCCGGCCACCCGGGCCGCGATCTCGGCGGCGGAGCAGCGCCTGGGCCTGCCGCAGACCGGCCGCGCCGGGCTCAAGGTGTATCGCGCATTGGGCGGACAGTAG
- a CDS encoding flavodoxin family protein: MKVLILSSSPRREGNSAVLAGAVAAGLAEAGHVAETAHLADEIGAFLRDCRQCRRPDGSCAIDDGYRSLFLDRFLAADGLVLATPIYWYGMSAQLKAFFDRMFCYVAASYPESESVKARMTGKRIGLVLSSEEAYPTVSAAIVQQIREYSRYTRSRFAGVVHGYGNARGEVRRDPLDPLAEARRLGRGFFDRYATDYEIDTDRPARVWPEAAA, translated from the coding sequence ATGAAGGTCCTCATTCTCAGCTCCAGCCCCCGGCGCGAAGGGAACTCCGCCGTCCTCGCCGGAGCGGTCGCGGCCGGACTGGCCGAAGCCGGCCATGTCGCCGAAACGGCCCATCTGGCCGACGAGATCGGCGCCTTCCTGCGCGACTGCCGGCAGTGCCGCCGGCCGGACGGCAGCTGCGCCATCGACGACGGGTACAGGTCGCTGTTCCTCGACCGGTTCCTCGCCGCCGACGGGCTGGTCCTGGCCACGCCGATCTACTGGTACGGCATGTCGGCCCAGCTCAAGGCCTTCTTCGACCGGATGTTCTGCTACGTCGCCGCCTCCTACCCCGAATCCGAAAGCGTCAAGGCGCGGATGACCGGCAAGCGGATCGGCCTCGTGCTCAGCTCCGAGGAGGCCTATCCCACGGTCTCCGCCGCCATCGTGCAGCAGATCCGGGAATACAGCCGCTACACCCGGTCGCGATTCGCCGGGGTGGTGCATGGCTACGGCAACGCCCGCGGCGAAGTGCGGCGCGACCCGCTGGACCCGCTGGCCGAGGCCCGCCGGCTGGGGCGCGGCTTCTTCGACCGCTATGCCACCGACTACGAGATCGACACCGACCGTCCCGCCCGGGTCTGGCCCGAGGCGGCGGCCTGA
- a CDS encoding helix-turn-helix domain-containing protein, which translates to MAPPDSAEPASMPDVFDETCSARHALELVASKWSVLILSALAGGPMRNAALLCRIGGISQKMLAQTLRDLERNGLVLRQDFHTARPCVEYRLSPLGESLSETLTALDRWAERNFPALDAAREAFDKREAEE; encoded by the coding sequence ATGGCGCCTCCGGATTCCGCCGAACCGGCCTCCATGCCGGATGTCTTCGACGAGACCTGCTCGGCCCGCCACGCGCTGGAGCTGGTCGCGTCGAAATGGTCGGTGCTGATCCTCTCCGCCCTGGCCGGCGGGCCGATGCGCAATGCCGCCCTGCTGTGCCGGATCGGCGGCATCTCGCAGAAGATGCTGGCCCAGACCCTGCGCGACCTGGAGCGCAACGGCCTCGTGCTGCGCCAGGACTTCCACACCGCCCGGCCCTGCGTCGAATACCGGCTCAGCCCCCTCGGCGAATCCCTGAGCGAGACCCTGACGGCCCTGGACCGCTGGGCCGAGCGCAACTTCCCGGCGCTGGATGCCGCCCGGGAGGCGTTCGACAAGCGGGAGGCGGAGGAGTAG